In Ktedonobacterales bacterium, a single window of DNA contains:
- a CDS encoding endolytic transglycosylase MltG → MRTKQRLALILALALMACGLVGGFSAWTLGLTIIQPVGRPGLPSVLFVIQPGESTAQIGDDLVAKKIISNALAFRLWARYKGLDHQLQAGAYQISASMTIPEIVAIFLTSKPVEQLVTIPEGDRIWQIADHFAAEPILQKFKSDEFIHIAQTGAYTDDTGKSVALASEYWFLNHGKQAGKAPDFALEGYLFADSYLVAQETTAADVVHKMLDNLSEHLCPSPEGKPDAYLNNEQQCEAHPAKDPTTHQSIFDLLKKNYSDADGKSMADKLFHALTLASIVEREARTDEDRRGIASVYHNRYLISKGERKTNESGVDHLQADPTLQYALGTPKKPWPQLDRAGKEYKLGAYDTYQNPGLPPGPICSPGADALTQAINPQNSPYLYFITGKDGKTHYASTFAEHLQNINKYGIG, encoded by the coding sequence TTGAGAACAAAGCAGCGGCTTGCGCTCATCCTGGCGCTGGCGCTGATGGCTTGCGGATTGGTGGGCGGCTTTAGCGCCTGGACCCTTGGCCTCACTATTATTCAGCCGGTTGGCCGACCAGGTTTGCCATCGGTCCTGTTCGTCATCCAACCGGGCGAATCTACCGCTCAGATTGGCGATGATCTCGTGGCGAAAAAGATCATCAGCAACGCTCTCGCCTTTCGCCTCTGGGCGCGCTATAAAGGGCTGGACCATCAGCTTCAGGCAGGCGCGTATCAAATCTCCGCCTCGATGACCATTCCAGAGATCGTGGCGATCTTCCTGACGAGCAAGCCGGTTGAACAGCTAGTCACAATACCGGAAGGAGACCGTATCTGGCAGATTGCCGACCACTTTGCCGCCGAGCCGATCCTCCAGAAGTTCAAGAGCGACGAGTTTATCCATATCGCGCAAACAGGCGCTTACACCGATGACACCGGCAAAAGCGTTGCGCTGGCCTCAGAATACTGGTTCTTGAATCATGGCAAGCAGGCAGGAAAAGCTCCTGATTTTGCGCTGGAGGGCTATCTCTTCGCGGATAGCTATCTGGTGGCCCAGGAGACGACGGCTGCCGATGTTGTTCACAAGATGCTGGACAACTTGAGCGAGCATCTCTGTCCCAGCCCCGAAGGCAAGCCCGACGCCTACCTGAACAATGAGCAGCAGTGCGAGGCGCACCCGGCGAAAGACCCGACCACGCACCAGAGCATTTTCGATCTGCTCAAGAAGAACTACAGCGATGCCGACGGCAAGAGCATGGCTGATAAGCTCTTTCACGCCCTGACCCTGGCCTCTATCGTGGAGCGCGAAGCCCGCACAGACGAAGACCGCCGGGGTATCGCCTCGGTCTACCATAACCGCTATCTGATCAGCAAAGGCGAACGCAAGACCAACGAGAGCGGAGTGGACCACTTGCAAGCCGACCCGACGCTGCAATACGCGCTGGGGACTCCCAAGAAACCCTGGCCGCAGTTGGATCGGGCGGGCAAGGAGTATAAACTGGGCGCGTATGATACCTACCAGAATCCAGGGCTGCCGCCGGGGCCGATCTGTAGCCCAGGAGCCGACGCGCTCACCCAGGCCATCAATCCACAAAACTCGCCCTATCTCTACTTCATCACCGGGAAAGACGGCAAGACCCACTACGCCAGCACCTTTGCCGAACACCTGCAAAACATCAATAAATACGGCATAGGGTGA
- a CDS encoding AbrB/MazE/SpoVT family DNA-binding domain-containing protein — translation MAEKVQEPKLTRIREKGQITLPAEIRRKYNLKEGDLVGFQETPEGILISPKAVIAAKLLDEIGAKLRESGITLEEMLESGRKIRGELLKEMYGMDSAEDA, via the coding sequence GTGGCCGAAAAAGTGCAAGAGCCAAAGCTCACCCGAATCAGGGAGAAAGGTCAAATCACCCTTCCTGCTGAAATACGCCGCAAATATAATCTGAAGGAAGGTGATCTGGTTGGCTTTCAGGAAACGCCAGAGGGCATCCTTATCAGCCCAAAGGCAGTTATTGCAGCAAAGCTGCTGGACGAGATAGGGGCAAAACTCCGAGAATCCGGTATCACCCTTGAAGAGATGCTTGAATCAGGGCGCAAAATACGAGGCGAATTGCTCAAAGAGATGTATGGTATGGACTCGGCAGAAGATGCTTAA
- a CDS encoding WecB/TagA/CpsF family glycosyltransferase, with amino-acid sequence MSISSNPPSSPLSAPPERLMILGVRADRVDMAGALARIEAMIDHHRQRGGPVQQIITVNPEFVWAARTYRAFRETINQAALVLADGMGVVWASRILGHPCPERVTGVDLLPRLAERCAGRGYRLFLLGAAPGVAAEVAQNLQRRFPDLQIAGTYAGSPDPAEAEEMLGLIRPARPDVLTVAYGAPKQDLWIHQHAQALGEAGVGVAIGVGGAYDFIAGRVARAPGWMQRAGLEWVFRLLRQPRRAWRMRVLFPMGALVLMQRWRGENSNSP; translated from the coding sequence ATGTCCATCTCATCGAATCCCCCATCGTCGCCTCTTTCAGCGCCACCGGAGCGCCTGATGATCCTGGGCGTGCGCGCTGATCGGGTTGATATGGCCGGGGCGCTGGCTCGCATCGAGGCCATGATTGACCATCACCGCCAGCGCGGTGGTCCAGTCCAGCAGATCATCACCGTGAACCCCGAATTTGTCTGGGCGGCGCGCACATACCGCGCCTTCCGCGAGACGATCAATCAGGCCGCGCTCGTTCTGGCCGACGGCATGGGCGTCGTCTGGGCCTCGCGCATCCTGGGCCACCCCTGCCCGGAGCGCGTGACGGGTGTCGATCTGCTGCCCCGGCTGGCCGAACGCTGCGCCGGGCGTGGCTATCGCCTCTTTCTGCTGGGGGCTGCGCCAGGCGTGGCCGCAGAGGTCGCGCAGAATCTCCAGCGGCGCTTCCCTGATCTTCAGATCGCGGGAACCTATGCCGGATCGCCCGATCCAGCCGAGGCTGAAGAGATGTTGGGTCTGATTCGCCCCGCCCGGCCCGATGTCCTCACCGTCGCTTACGGCGCGCCCAAACAAGACCTCTGGATTCACCAGCACGCCCAGGCGCTGGGCGAGGCGGGCGTGGGCGTCGCCATCGGCGTCGGCGGCGCGTATGACTTCATCGCCGGGCGCGTGGCGCGCGCGCCCGGCTGGATGCAGCGCGCCGGACTGGAGTGGGTCTTCCGGCTGCTGCGCCAGCCCCGCCGCGCCTGGCGCATGCGCGTTCTCTTCCCAATGGGCGCGCTCGTCCTGATGCAGCGATGGCGCGGGGAAAACAGCAATAGCCCTTGA
- a CDS encoding SAM-dependent methyltransferase: protein MQQASTPVEAIIRERIAASGAITFAEYMDLALYHPQFGYYTAGPPKVGWSGDFFTSAHLHPLFGACIARQLAWMWDTLKRPAPFVALEEGAGQGVLAEQVRAFAQEHLPLLAEALRYQVTDIGQPAEMAPASPLHVILSNELIDAFPAHRVEARGGRLLEVYVVEREGRLVERLDEPSSEAVSGYLDRFAVPWRRFGDGWRAEINLRALHWMRTTAARLARGGFALTIDYGDTARRLYTRARRHGTLLCYYRHSINEEPLARPGQQDMTAHVNFSALIEEGRRAGLSRSRFTTQRAFLLGLGIREEMEALRARRFGAADAARHTDQGQADLLRAYSLRNAVSALLDPSGLGGFRVLMQRKTPASGSAPRA, encoded by the coding sequence ATGCAGCAGGCATCTACGCCTGTAGAAGCGATCATTCGGGAGCGCATCGCCGCGTCCGGGGCGATCACCTTTGCCGAGTATATGGACCTGGCGCTCTATCATCCTCAGTTCGGCTACTACACCGCTGGCCCGCCAAAGGTGGGCTGGAGCGGCGATTTTTTTACCAGCGCCCATCTCCATCCGCTTTTTGGCGCGTGCATCGCGCGCCAGCTTGCCTGGATGTGGGACACCCTCAAGCGCCCCGCGCCCTTTGTGGCGCTTGAGGAGGGCGCGGGGCAAGGCGTGCTGGCCGAACAGGTACGGGCGTTTGCCCAGGAACACCTGCCTCTGCTGGCCGAGGCGCTGCGCTATCAGGTAACTGATATTGGGCAGCCTGCGGAGATGGCTCCTGCTTCGCCTCTGCATGTCATCCTCTCCAATGAGTTGATTGACGCCTTTCCAGCGCATCGCGTGGAGGCGCGCGGCGGGCGCTTGCTCGAAGTCTACGTGGTTGAGCGCGAAGGGCGGCTGGTGGAACGCCTGGATGAACCCTCCTCCGAGGCCGTTTCCGGCTATCTTGATCGCTTTGCTGTTCCCTGGCGGCGCTTTGGCGATGGCTGGCGCGCCGAAATCAATCTGCGCGCGCTGCACTGGATGCGAACGACGGCGGCGCGGCTGGCGCGCGGCGGCTTTGCGCTGACGATTGACTATGGCGACACGGCCCGCCGCCTCTATACCCGCGCGCGGCGGCATGGTACGCTGCTGTGCTATTACCGCCATTCGATCAACGAAGAACCGCTGGCCCGGCCCGGCCAGCAGGACATGACGGCGCATGTGAACTTCAGCGCGCTGATTGAGGAGGGCCGCCGCGCCGGGCTGAGCCGCTCGCGCTTCACCACGCAGCGCGCATTCCTGCTGGGACTGGGCATCCGCGAGGAGATGGAGGCGCTGCGCGCCCGCCGCTTCGGCGCAGCCGACGCCGCTCGCCACACCGACCAGGGCCAGGCCGATCTGCTGCGCGCCTATAGCCTGCGTAACGCGGTCAGCGCCCTGCTGGACCCATCCGGGCTGGGCGGCTTTCGCGTGCTGATGCAGCGCAAGACGCCTGCGTCTGGAAGCGCGCCGCGCGCGTAG
- a CDS encoding ATP-binding protein: protein MADMLISFDAQVPVGGVFAVAGDPLGLRAPPHLAAEATRRLTSVFHEQVERAARRLDAACCALYLVEPAYHDGATEPRRRGRSESHSSEAPARLPLALRALYGASWSQDNTRLGMPAALDGPAMLALVQQAAVPSRQADPPALQEWAQAQQVRRWLYVPIFGLAPPDSARARSPGSDGFAREYTDQARPPRVSLGVLAVGRHSDDPGFTSTETLLLSELGEYLALAIDHVRLTEQVEMGRELGRRYQEMAGYAAERERIIQELDEGVLLVAPFGRITHLNARGRELLGWPPGAGSFAGQARVQDYVPVEMRTTLGEVLLLEDWPMFQALRGERFTNTEVRYRGPDNHERMLVFSGRPLLDPQGKLEYALLSFHQASSEQAARAELALMARLADQRTQYVGSVLEAMNDSVLVCNQQGILLLVNLAGKRMLGIERARLLSRHYHMGRFVTDFQVRTLAGQPLAVEDFPLMQALRGETVHDVQLTLRQPDTGDEWQAHVSASPIKARGEGAPVVGAVAVLVDVTKARALDRAKDEFLAISAHELKGPLTSIRGFAQLLRRGTKQAPHGVERRSDMQWVEKIEAQADRLGRLIEELTDAARADLGKFDLKMRTTPLGALLRRVTEAQQVTTERHKITVEAPATGLFVQGDETRLEQVFSNLVANAIKYSPAGGDMTIVVSGLEDQPPAPFVEVAIRDQGQGIASGDLERIFTRFTRADPVRGVQGLGLGLYIARAIIEAHGGTIRVESEGLGRGSTFVVRLPREEPPRAGG from the coding sequence ATGGCGGATATGCTCATTTCTTTCGATGCTCAAGTTCCAGTGGGTGGTGTGTTTGCTGTGGCTGGCGATCCCTTGGGCCTCCGCGCACCGCCACATCTGGCGGCTGAAGCGACCCGGCGTTTAACCTCTGTCTTCCACGAGCAGGTTGAGCGCGCGGCGCGTCGTCTGGATGCCGCTTGCTGCGCGCTCTATCTGGTCGAACCCGCTTATCACGATGGGGCGACAGAGCCGCGCCGCCGGGGAAGATCAGAAAGCCACTCCAGTGAAGCGCCCGCCAGGCTGCCGCTCGCGCTCCGCGCCCTCTATGGCGCTTCGTGGAGCCAGGATAACACCCGCCTGGGTATGCCAGCGGCGCTTGATGGCCCGGCCATGCTCGCCCTGGTTCAGCAGGCTGCTGTACCCAGTAGGCAAGCGGACCCGCCCGCCTTGCAAGAGTGGGCGCAGGCCCAGCAGGTGCGCCGCTGGCTGTATGTGCCTATCTTTGGCCTGGCCCCACCTGATTCAGCGCGCGCGCGATCCCCTGGCAGTGATGGCTTTGCTCGTGAATACACCGACCAGGCCAGGCCGCCCAGGGTTTCGCTGGGGGTGCTGGCGGTAGGTCGCCACAGCGATGACCCTGGCTTTACCTCCACCGAAACACTCCTGCTCAGCGAGTTGGGCGAATATCTGGCCCTGGCAATTGATCATGTCCGGCTGACAGAGCAGGTGGAGATGGGGCGCGAGCTAGGCAGGCGCTACCAGGAGATGGCCGGGTACGCTGCCGAGCGCGAGCGTATCATTCAAGAGTTGGACGAGGGGGTGCTGCTGGTTGCGCCGTTTGGGCGCATCACGCATCTGAACGCGCGGGGGCGTGAACTGTTGGGGTGGCCGCCGGGCGCCGGTTCTTTTGCCGGGCAGGCCCGCGTGCAAGATTACGTGCCTGTGGAGATGCGCACCACGCTGGGCGAGGTCTTGCTGCTGGAGGATTGGCCCATGTTTCAGGCGCTGCGCGGCGAGCGTTTCACCAACACCGAAGTGCGCTATCGCGGCCCCGATAATCACGAGCGGATGCTGGTCTTTAGTGGGCGTCCGCTGCTTGATCCCCAGGGCAAACTGGAATACGCGCTGCTCAGCTTTCATCAGGCCAGCAGCGAGCAGGCGGCCCGCGCAGAACTGGCGCTGATGGCGCGGCTGGCCGATCAGCGCACCCAGTATGTCGGCTCGGTGTTGGAAGCGATGAACGACAGCGTGCTGGTCTGCAACCAGCAAGGGATACTGCTGCTGGTGAATCTCGCTGGCAAGCGGATGCTCGGCATAGAGCGGGCGCGGCTGCTCTCGCGCCACTATCATATGGGCCGCTTTGTGACTGACTTCCAGGTGCGAACGCTGGCGGGGCAACCGCTGGCGGTGGAGGACTTTCCGCTGATGCAGGCGCTGCGCGGGGAAACGGTGCATGACGTGCAGTTGACGCTGCGCCAGCCCGATACCGGCGATGAGTGGCAGGCGCATGTGAGCGCGTCGCCGATCAAGGCGCGCGGCGAGGGCGCTCCGGTGGTGGGAGCAGTGGCGGTGCTGGTAGATGTCACCAAAGCGCGCGCGCTGGACCGGGCAAAAGATGAGTTTCTAGCGATCTCTGCGCATGAATTGAAGGGGCCGCTCACTTCGATTCGTGGGTTTGCTCAACTGCTGCGGCGGGGAACAAAGCAAGCCCCGCATGGCGTGGAGCGCCGCTCTGATATGCAGTGGGTCGAGAAAATTGAGGCGCAGGCAGACCGCCTGGGGCGACTGATCGAGGAACTGACCGACGCCGCCCGCGCCGATCTCGGCAAGTTCGATCTGAAGATGCGCACAACCCCGCTGGGCGCGCTGCTGCGGCGCGTCACCGAGGCGCAGCAAGTGACTACGGAGCGCCATAAGATTACGGTGGAAGCTCCGGCAACCGGCCTCTTTGTGCAGGGTGACGAAACCCGCCTGGAGCAAGTATTTAGTAATCTCGTTGCCAATGCCATCAAATATTCCCCTGCTGGTGGCGACATGACCATTGTGGTGTCGGGCCTGGAAGACCAGCCGCCCGCGCCCTTTGTTGAGGTAGCTATCCGCGATCAGGGCCAGGGGATTGCTTCGGGCGATCTGGAGCGTATTTTTACTCGTTTCACACGGGCCGACCCTGTGCGGGGCGTGCAGGGGTTAGGGTTAGGTCTGTATATCGCTCGCGCCATCATCGAAGCACATGGAGGGACCATTCGCGTCGAGAGCGAAGGGCTGGGACGAGGGAGTACCTTTGTCGTGCGCCTTCCCCGCGAAGAACCCCCGCGAGCAGGAGGCTGA
- a CDS encoding DUF2795 domain-containing protein, whose protein sequence is MSAHSLSLLDTSSSLRDTLTSFFNTLFQLPVTITALVLALVFAILGWLIAYFILRPKEVCSMVCSIHLLLTIATIILGLVGAIGLIDHYFPGQLITGTGIAMVVLTIPLLILVESFNYVVLSNQHARRLRDLRTPQDRRRRRGVVFLTPLAIGAVLLVVGIIISAAGVTLTQMTQVIILLLILWALVLAAEFIALARTRRRRHRLAATGAGATLDRDEVAALWVSGFSSYRVGRGETVFTSTQMSVEEREAAWGAFSERVFITEELLLEEEGELDLVEVEEAEVRSYAAAGAGGAALALHGGHRSLRHPAQHRVRNRWGGAIILLLIAIVATVFTSLAGVTAAATAGIALAFLAPAIFLVIYRIRRDNEVRFVTETAQKVSTTQFVPVAAQGGAAAAAAAPPAAPPSRRTTGTQPAAALHPARPVPVTPPIAEPLILPREEPEPPTLPSAEAAEPAGAAHVNPDIADDTVVIRSRGGAAHTNPDIAEDTLLIAHQPTSEAPEAPPAPRASRSIRITEFQHHLHGVEYPATRAELLEQARKNNAPPNMIVRLEELDPNHQFVNARDVMVGYANHRFLSGVSYPATSDQLLAHARATNVSNKLVAWLGGLSEPVTFASVTDVVHGYEAHHEEDEEDDEEEEKK, encoded by the coding sequence ATGAGTGCGCACTCCCTGTCGCTGCTGGATACGTCGTCTTCGCTGCGCGACACCCTGACATCGTTCTTTAATACCCTCTTTCAGCTTCCTGTGACCATCACGGCGCTGGTGCTGGCGCTGGTCTTCGCCATCCTGGGCTGGCTGATCGCGTATTTCATCCTGCGCCCCAAAGAAGTCTGCTCGATGGTCTGCTCTATCCACCTCTTGCTGACCATTGCGACGATTATCCTTGGGCTGGTCGGCGCGATTGGCCTGATTGACCATTACTTCCCAGGCCAGCTTATTACCGGCACAGGCATCGCTATGGTGGTCCTGACGATTCCCCTCTTGATTCTGGTGGAATCCTTCAATTATGTTGTGCTGAGCAATCAACATGCCAGAAGGCTCCGCGACCTGCGCACACCACAAGACCGCCGCCGCCGTCGGGGGGTTGTCTTCCTGACCCCGCTGGCAATCGGCGCGGTCTTGCTGGTCGTGGGGATCATCATCAGCGCCGCTGGCGTCACGCTGACGCAGATGACGCAGGTTATCATCCTGCTGCTGATCCTGTGGGCGCTGGTGCTGGCAGCCGAGTTTATTGCCCTGGCGCGAACACGTCGGCGCCGCCATCGTCTGGCCGCGACAGGCGCGGGGGCCACGCTGGACCGCGACGAAGTGGCCGCGCTGTGGGTGAGCGGCTTCAGCAGCTATCGCGTCGGGCGGGGCGAAACCGTCTTCACGTCCACACAGATGAGCGTGGAAGAGCGCGAAGCCGCCTGGGGCGCGTTCAGCGAGCGCGTCTTCATCACCGAAGAACTGCTGCTTGAAGAAGAAGGCGAACTCGATCTGGTTGAGGTGGAAGAGGCCGAAGTGCGCAGCTACGCCGCCGCAGGCGCGGGCGGCGCGGCCCTGGCGCTGCATGGGGGCCATCGCAGCCTGCGCCATCCAGCGCAGCATCGCGTTCGCAATCGCTGGGGTGGAGCCATCATCCTGCTGCTGATCGCCATCGTGGCTACTGTCTTCACCAGCCTTGCTGGCGTCACCGCTGCCGCAACGGCAGGCATCGCGCTGGCGTTCCTGGCGCCCGCTATCTTCCTGGTGATCTATCGCATCCGGCGGGATAATGAAGTGCGCTTCGTGACCGAAACGGCTCAGAAAGTCAGCACAACGCAGTTCGTTCCCGTCGCAGCCCAGGGAGGCGCTGCCGCCGCTGCTGCCGCGCCGCCCGCCGCGCCGCCATCCAGGCGGACCACCGGAACACAGCCAGCCGCTGCGCTGCACCCGGCGCGTCCGGTACCCGTGACTCCGCCAATCGCGGAGCCGCTGATTCTGCCGCGAGAAGAGCCGGAGCCGCCGACCCTGCCATCCGCCGAGGCCGCAGAGCCTGCCGGGGCCGCGCACGTCAACCCCGATATTGCCGATGATACCGTTGTTATCCGCAGCAGGGGCGGGGCCGCGCATACCAACCCCGACATCGCTGAAGATACTCTGCTGATCGCGCACCAGCCGACCAGCGAGGCGCCGGAGGCTCCGCCAGCGCCCAGGGCTTCCAGAAGCATCCGCATTACCGAGTTCCAGCATCATCTACACGGCGTCGAGTATCCGGCTACCCGCGCAGAACTGCTGGAGCAGGCGCGCAAGAACAACGCGCCGCCCAATATGATCGTGCGTCTGGAAGAGTTGGACCCAAATCATCAGTTTGTCAACGCGCGCGATGTGATGGTTGGTTATGCCAATCATCGCTTCCTCAGCGGCGTCAGCTACCCAGCTACCAGCGACCAACTGCTGGCGCATGCCCGCGCCACTAACGTCTCAAACAAGCTGGTTGCCTGGCTGGGTGGATTGAGCGAGCCGGTGACGTTCGCCAGCGTGACCGACGTGGTGCACGGCTATGAGGCGCACCACGAAGAGGATGAGGAGGACGACGAGGAAGAAGAGAAGAAGTAG
- a CDS encoding hemolysin family protein: MNGFIGVEVMIIFVLMLANAFFAASEIAIVSARRGRLQQRADTGSRMAKQALDLAEHPDRFLATVQIGMTLIGTFASAFGGAEIAQALAEWFNGFPLLAPYAQTLGLVIVVVLITYFTLVIGELAPKRLALRHAEGIAMFAAPVMNAIARIGRPFVVLLTVSVNVVLRLLGQGRAIQQTVTEEDVIYLARAATTSGEVEPGEAQLITRVFQFTDRLVSGVMTPRADIVALDVAVPIKDAVQEFIDSGYSRVPVYQGTLDAVVGIVFAKDLLRAQTLAQPPGLRELAHPPIFVPEHQHIDDLLTVFRRKGEHLALVVDEYGQITGLLTMEDVLEELVGEIEDEYDVPEESSMVQREDGSWLVDGKVAYETVREKVGLPARPAEDRGLYASLAGFVLARLGHIPTVGETLRVGSFVVEVVDMDGRRVDRLLIRPEPKTAPAADDS, encoded by the coding sequence ATGAACGGCTTTATTGGCGTCGAAGTCATGATCATTTTCGTCTTGATGCTCGCTAACGCCTTCTTCGCCGCCTCCGAGATCGCTATCGTTTCGGCGCGGCGTGGTCGGCTCCAGCAGCGGGCGGATACTGGCAGCCGGATGGCGAAGCAGGCGCTTGATCTGGCGGAACACCCTGATCGCTTTCTGGCGACGGTGCAGATCGGCATGACACTCATTGGCACCTTTGCCTCGGCCTTTGGCGGCGCCGAGATCGCTCAGGCGTTGGCCGAATGGTTCAATGGGTTTCCGCTGCTGGCCCCTTACGCGCAAACGTTGGGATTGGTGATTGTGGTGGTGCTGATTACCTATTTCACGCTGGTCATCGGCGAACTGGCCCCGAAACGGCTGGCGCTTCGGCATGCCGAAGGCATCGCCATGTTCGCCGCCCCCGTGATGAACGCTATCGCGCGCATTGGCCGCCCTTTTGTGGTGCTGTTGACGGTCTCCGTGAACGTGGTGCTTCGCCTGCTCGGCCAGGGACGCGCCATACAGCAGACCGTAACGGAAGAGGATGTCATCTATCTGGCCCGCGCAGCGACGACCAGCGGCGAAGTCGAGCCAGGAGAGGCCCAGCTTATCACCCGCGTCTTTCAATTCACTGATCGCCTGGTAAGCGGCGTCATGACGCCGCGCGCGGATATTGTCGCGCTCGATGTCGCTGTGCCGATCAAAGACGCTGTGCAGGAGTTTATTGATTCTGGCTACTCCCGCGTGCCGGTCTATCAGGGGACGCTCGATGCTGTGGTTGGCATAGTATTCGCCAAAGATTTGCTGCGGGCGCAGACCCTGGCGCAGCCCCCTGGTCTGCGCGAGTTGGCCCATCCGCCCATTTTCGTTCCAGAGCATCAACACATTGATGATCTGCTCACGGTCTTCCGGCGCAAGGGAGAGCATCTGGCCTTGGTGGTTGATGAATATGGACAGATTACCGGCTTGCTGACGATGGAGGATGTGCTGGAAGAATTGGTGGGCGAGATCGAAGATGAGTATGATGTGCCAGAGGAGTCTTCTATGGTACAGCGCGAAGATGGAAGCTGGCTGGTGGATGGCAAAGTCGCCTACGAAACGGTACGCGAGAAAGTGGGCTTGCCCGCGCGCCCAGCAGAGGATCGCGGCCTGTATGCCAGCCTGGCGGGCTTCGTGCTGGCGCGCCTGGGACATATCCCAACGGTGGGGGAGACGCTGCGCGTTGGAAGTTTTGTGGTGGAGGTGGTTGATATGGATGGGCGGCGCGTTGATCGCCTGCTGATTCGCCCGGAACCCAAAACCGCCCCGGCAGCGGATGATTCCTAA
- a CDS encoding Mur ligase family protein, with protein MNWREPYDAAVRSLYALIHPAAVAPPFGHGPQAAEQRLGMMRRFIDLLGNPQDRYRAVHVTGTSGKGSTATMIAETLRQAGLRVGLYSKPHVQLPLERVVIDGRPVHPGAFVELVEQIQAAARALAARHDYAPTYTQSLVALALLAFAQARVDVAVVEVGVGGRLDDTNVVHPLVAVITGVGYDHMDFLGPTLEDIAREKAGIIKEGAPAISGVTEPGPAALIAEAAQDAGSSLALLGRDFQFTSQGINLTGGRLHYTDASGSASALPTLQVGLLGAHQLTNAALAVATLRACERRLERPITLEAYERGLRQAWLPGRLEIVQRDPLVLLDAAHNAQKARALRESLDALTPGMPRVLMLGILADKASEEMMDVLAPGARSVIVTKPPVTGSKHSEAPERLAALARRSASRVLAEPDPLRAVELALAETPPDGVLCVTGSLYLIGAVRGRWFPEETLLAQAAEA; from the coding sequence ATGAACTGGAGAGAGCCGTATGATGCAGCGGTGCGGTCCCTATATGCCCTGATTCATCCGGCGGCTGTTGCGCCGCCCTTTGGGCATGGCCCTCAAGCGGCAGAGCAGCGGCTGGGGATGATGCGCCGCTTCATAGACCTGCTGGGCAATCCGCAGGACCGCTATCGCGCGGTCCATGTGACCGGCACCAGCGGCAAGGGGTCCACTGCAACGATGATTGCCGAAACGCTGCGCCAGGCCGGGCTGCGCGTGGGTCTCTATTCCAAGCCGCATGTACAGCTTCCGCTGGAGCGCGTGGTGATTGATGGCCGCCCGGTTCATCCAGGCGCGTTTGTCGAACTGGTCGAACAGATTCAGGCGGCGGCGCGCGCGCTGGCAGCGCGCCATGACTATGCCCCCACCTATACGCAAAGCCTGGTGGCGCTGGCGCTGCTGGCCTTTGCTCAGGCGCGCGTGGATGTTGCCGTCGTGGAGGTAGGCGTTGGCGGGCGGCTGGATGATACCAATGTCGTGCATCCGCTGGTGGCGGTGATTACCGGCGTCGGCTACGATCATATGGACTTTCTTGGCCCGACACTGGAGGATATTGCCCGCGAAAAAGCGGGAATTATCAAAGAGGGCGCGCCAGCCATCAGCGGCGTGACCGAGCCAGGGCCAGCCGCGCTGATTGCCGAGGCCGCCCAGGATGCTGGCTCGTCGCTGGCCCTGTTGGGGCGCGATTTTCAGTTCACCTCCCAGGGCATTAACCTGACGGGCGGGCGTTTGCACTATACAGACGCCTCTGGGAGCGCGAGCGCATTGCCCACGCTTCAGGTGGGGTTGTTGGGCGCGCACCAGCTTACCAATGCGGCGCTGGCGGTGGCGACCCTGCGCGCCTGCGAGCGACGGCTGGAGCGGCCTATCACCCTGGAAGCCTATGAGCGCGGGCTGCGACAAGCCTGGCTGCCGGGGCGGCTGGAGATCGTCCAGCGCGATCCGCTGGTCTTGCTGGACGCCGCCCACAACGCGCAGAAGGCGCGGGCGCTGCGCGAGTCGCTGGACGCCCTCACGCCTGGCATGCCTCGCGTGCTGATGCTGGGCATTCTGGCAGACAAAGCCAGCGAAGAGATGATGGATGTGCTGGCCCCCGGCGCGCGATCCGTCATCGTCACAAAGCCGCCCGTCACCGGCAGCAAGCACTCTGAAGCGCCGGAGCGTCTGGCCGCGCTTGCCCGCCGCAGCGCCAGCCGCGTGCTGGCCGAGCCAGACCCACTGCGCGCCGTCGAACTGGCGCTGGCCGAAACGCCCCCCGATGGCGTCCTCTGCGTCACCGGCTCGCTGTATCTGATCGGCGCGGTGCGCGGGCGCTGGTTTCCAGAGGAGACGCTGCTGGCGCAGGCAGCCGAAGCATAA